The Hypomesus transpacificus isolate Combined female unplaced genomic scaffold, fHypTra1 scaffold_27, whole genome shotgun sequence DNA segment CATGTGCAGTCATCGGTGACCAGCCTTCTGTTCCTATTGGATGCACCGACGAGCCGGCCAATGAGGCCTGGTGTGTGCTGGCGTGCCTCTGTGTCGCACGGGCACGCCATCCGCGCCGGGGGGGCACTCGCGCTCACGCTGTGACTTCTCCTTTTTGGCGGCACGCTGACTTAACGTGCACGCCGTAAATCTGTCGATAACGCCGAGTGTTTGTTTATCGTCTCGCCCCCTCAACCCTCTGTGCGTATTCGGTCTCCCGAGCGCGTACCCCGTTCCCGGGGGTAGATAAATCTCGTTGGACGCGGGtaatttccctccccccccctctctctgggctGGAGTTTATGTAGGGTCAGAGAAGGAAGCATGATGATTCTGCGAGCACTTTAGGCCGCACTGACTGGCGCTCTCTTGGTCTGCcgggcccccctccctctctctccctctctctcgttctgcgTTTGttgctcttctctctccctgcccctccccccacctctctttttGAAACTAATTCTGCCTCTTCCAGGTGACCGGTTTTGTATCCTCCTCTGTATCCCCTGTTGACTCACACTCTCCTATTGATGCGGCCGTCTCACCTCATCTTCTCCttgttctcttcctccccccccccccccccccccccccccagagtaaGCATGAACCCGCCACCCAGGGCGAGGGAGCCCAGGCCTCTGTGGAAAGTGCCATGACCAGCGCTGGTTGTGCCCAGGTAAaaactgccccccctccccatctcaacAGAACAACACGAGCATTCccccagaatgacccttctctAATGGATGGGCTTGGTTATGCCATTCCACTTCAGCACTTTAGCGAGGTTCTGCCTGGCGGGGAGAGAAGGCGAATCCGCTGAACTGTCGTGAGAAGCCTGACTCTGCTTAAAGCACCGCCTGTCTTTTCAACTAACGCTCATGacacttttgtttttttactttgcTTGCTTTCAGTCCAGAGCTCGAGTTAAAGGCAAATTCCCAGTCTCATTTGCAATattcatgttttttattttatgtagtcTGACTTCACTGTAGCTGGGCGAATTTAGCATGTTGAGGGAATAGTAGCATCCAGTGGCAGTATCAATGAGAAAGATCAACCATATCGAATATCCACCTCTTTTTGTGTGTTCGAGACAGAGCGGCCATTTAGCCTGTGTGAAATGCGCACGGTAACAGCCAGTGCTTCTCCTTCCAGGGTTCCAGCAGTCGTCTGGATTCGGACTCGGCCAGCGAGATGAGCTATGGAGGAAGTTACTCTGTTCCCCGGAAACTGACGAGTCACCTGGGCACCAAGGTAACTGCAGAtcccccccccagctctctgCTTTGTCAACCAGCCCCTCGGCAACGCTCCAGAGTCCAAACGGTTAAATTCCCTCTGATTGACAATTTCATTAAGATAATCTGTTTAGACGATGGCTTACAGAAATGCGATTACGATGCCTATTTGGTATAACATCTCAAATAAGAGGCTTATTTCTGCCAACACTTTCCATATCAGTGTGACATTTGCACTTGATATCCTCTGTAAATCCTCATCCTGCCCCCCCTAACCCCTCAAACAGGTGGAGATGGTGTACTCACTGCTCTCCATGCTGGGGACCCATGACAAGGACGACATGTCCCGCACCCTCCTGGCCATGTCCAGCTCCCAGGACAGCTGCATCGCCATGCGCCAGTCGGGCTGCCTGCCCCTGCTCATCCAGCTGCTGCACGGCAACGACAAGGACTCTGTGCTGCTGGGGAACTCCCGGGGCAGCAAGGAGGCCCGCGCCCGGGCCAGCGCCGCCCTGCACAACATCATCCACTCGCAGCCAGACGACAAGCGCGGCCGCAGGGAGATCCGGGTGCTGCACCTGCTGGAGCAGATCCGGGTGTACTGCGAGACCTGCTGGGAGTGGCAGGAGAGCCACGAGAGGGGGGTGGACCAGGACCAAAACCCAAGTAAGGCCCGTTCAGATCATTCCAATTGTTATGCCCATAGCGATAAGTGCGACCAGGGCACTCGCTTTTTAAACGGACAGTAGGTTTGTTTCAAAATGTAAGGCGTTCCGTGTTATTACCCTGATCTCCCGTGTTTCCTAGTGCCCTCTCCGGTGGAGCACCAGATCTGCCCAGCGGTGTGTGTTCTCATGAAGCTGTCTTTTGACGAAGAGCACCGACATGCCATGAATGAGCTTGGTAAGCACTCAGTGTACTCTGAATCTTTACATGcagtcttttcttttctttatttttatggAGTAAATCCTCCATAAAATAATCCTGTGTGGGCTGGCTGATCCAGGACATCACAtagtaaaacatttatttactcGCCCACTGCATTATTGATTGTAATTACCGGGTGCTCTGCTTATTTCCCAGGGGGGCTGCAAGCTATCGGGGAGCTTCTGCAAGTGGATTGCGATATTTACGGCCTAACCAGCGACCACTACAGTGTCACCCTCAGAAGATATGCAGGAATGGCCCTCACCAACCTCACATTTGGGGACGTAGCCAATAAGGTTGGATACCATTGATTGGTCATTTGCTGCAAGCTAGGGGTTTGGAACTCGTGACAGTATGGATTGACATAGATGGCTTTGTCTGTGTTCCAAATCCCCAGGCCACCCTGTGTTCCATGAAGGGCTGTATGAGGGCCATGGTGGCACAGCTGAAGTCTGACAGTGAGGACCTACAGCAGGTATGCAGGCAGGCTCTCAAATCCCCCCCAAGTAGGATGACCTACTGCAGAGAGACAATCTAGCGAAGTTTTAATCTGTAGCCGACATCAAAATAAAACCATTGTATTAAGGTCAGGAGAAGCCATCTTTTGCTGCACAGAAAATAATAAATTTACTGGAGGAAAAATGTCAGTGTATTTAAAATCTTTGCAGGGATTTCCTCTTTctgaatataaaatatatacacatgtaTAAGTATATACCGTAATTTTCGGACTATAAGGCACAACGTTATATAAACCGCAGCAGCTAAATTGAATGATgtgtacatacagtgccctccaaaagtattggaacagtgaggcgaattcctttatttttgctgtagactgaaaacatttgggcttgacatcaaataatgaacgtgagaccagagatcaacgtttcagcttttatttccaggtatttacatcaggatctgatgcacaactaagaaaatatcacattttgtttgaatccacccatttgtcatgtgagcaaaagtattggaacagatatacttaaaacatatttaagtgaataagacttaatatttagttgcaaatcctttgctttcaataactgcagcaagtctgtgacccattgacgtcaccaaacttttgcattcttcctttttgatgctttcccaggctttcactgcagcctctttcagttgttgttggttttgtggggttcctcccttcagtctcctcttaagcaggtaaaatgcatgctctatagggtttaagtctggagattgacttggccagtctaataccttccatttcttgcccctgatgaactcctttgttgttttggcagtgtgttttgggtcgttatcttgctgcatgatgaaggctctgccaatcagtttggttgcatctttccttaaattggcagacaaaatgtttctgtagacttccgagttcattttgctgctgccatcatgtgttacatcctcaatgaagattaatgagcccgtcctagaagaagccatgcaagcccaagccatgacattacctccaccgtgtttcacagatgagcttgtgtgtttgggatcatgagcagttcctttctttctccaaactttagcctttccatcactttggtaaaagttaatctttgtctcatcagtccataaaactttgtcccagaatttttgaggttcatctctgtactttttggcaaattccagcctggccttcctattcttcttgctaatgagtggtttgcatcttctggtgtagcccttgtacttttgttcatgaagtcttctgcgaacagtagatagtgataccttcactcctgccatctggaggttgttgctgatctcactaacagttgttttagggtctttctttacagctctcacaatgtttctgtcatcaactgctgatgttttccttgatctacctgttcgacgtctgttacttagtacaccagtagttttcttcttcttcaggacattccaaatggttgtactggctatggccaatgtttctgcaatggctctgattgattttccatcttctctaagactcacaattgtttgtttttcacccaaagacagtgctccggttttcatgttgttttcacctctgaatacagtctgcatagacaaaacctatcttacccaatctgaacctgagtgtagacattcagtggtatttattgattgaataatgtatgtaataggacacacctgggcaacaaaacacacctgtcagtcatatgttccaatacttttgctcacgtgacaaatgggtgggttcgaacaaaaaggtgatattttctaatttgtgcatcagatcctgatgtaaatacctggaaataaaagctgaaacgttgatctctggtttcacattcatcgtttgatgtcaagcccaaatgttttcagtctacagcaaaaataaaggaattggcctcactgttccaatacttttggagggcactgtatataagccgcactggactataagttttaatgtttaattacCATATGTAAGGGTTCGTGCACAGAGGGGCTTGTCGGGAAAGAGATGGCTGCTTGAGGAAGCCcccattaaaaaaatatataatacaaATACATATGATTTCTCTACCCAGGTCATTGCCAGCGTGTTGAGGAACTTGTCCTGGCGTGCGGATGTGAACAGCAAGAAGACCCTGAGAGAGGTGGGCTGTGTCAGAGCTCTGATGGAGTGTGCCTTGGAGGTGCAAAAGGTGAGACAGGCCCCGCTCTTACGAGCCAGGCTGCTTGTGGATTCGCTGTGCGCACAGCAGTCTGCACCAGTCTAAATAATTGACATCTTCACTAGACAAATCAAATATTTCCACAGAAACGGGTTGTGCTCTTTGGATATTCAACGTGTCGCGTTTATTTCTGTTGAAGGAATCTACTCTGAAGAGTGTACTGAGTGCCCTCTGGAACCTATCAGCTCACTGCACTGAGAACAAGGCGGATATCTGTGCTGTACAGGGAGCATTGGCCTTCCTGGTCACCACTCTAACTTATAGGAGCCAAACAAACACCCTTGCCATTAttgagagtggaggagggatcCTTCGCAATGTGTCTAGTCTCATTGCTACCAACGAAGATCATAGGTAATTTGTGTTTCAAATAACAAAGGATACAAgtgtattttttgggggtgttGTAATAATGTTTTTCATAAATGCACATTAATATCATGTCTTTTCTGTTTGTAGGCAAGTTCTAAGAGGAAGCAGCTGCCTCCAGACTCTTCTTCAGCACCTTAAGTCTCACAGCCTGACCATAGTAAGCAACGCTTGCGGAACTCTCTGGAATCTCTCTGCTCGGAACACGAAAGACCAAGAGGCATTGTGGGACATGGGTGCCGTGAGCATGCTGAAGAACCTCATCCACTCCAAGCACAAGATGATCGCCATGGGCAGCGCTGCGGCATTGAGGAACCTCATGGCCAACAGACCTGCCAAGTACAAGGATGCCAACATCATGTCCCCCGGCTCCAGCATGCCTTCCCTCCACGTCAGGAAACAGAAAGCCCTTATCGAGGAACTGGATGCGCAGCATCTCTCGGAAACGTTCGATAACATAGACAATTTGAGCCCCAAGGCCCACCGGGGCAAGCCAAGACACAAAGCGAATGCCTACGGCGATTACGATGGGGTGTCCAGATCGGATGTGTTCAGCCCCAATAGCATGCCCGTGCGACCCCAGTACATGAACACGCCCGTTCTGTCCAGCCCGTCATCGAGGGAGAACCGCGGGCCCGCTGATATCGTCAGGGCCGAGAGGGATCGGAGTGGGGACAGGGATAGGAGGGGAGTTCCAGGGGGGCTCCACCCCGACATGGAGAACAAGAGAATGGGCATTCAAATCCCCAACACCACAGGCCAGATCGTCATGGTGATGGACGATGTGCAGAACATCCACCTAGGCCTGGACGACAGGACGCCAGAAAACACACAGGAGCCCCATCGTACGACCGCAACGCATGGCCATTCTAACGCGTACGCCTACAGCAAATCAGATCACTCGGGAAGAGCCTGTCCAATGCCCAAGTTGGAATACCGGGCGTCCAATGACAGCCTCAACAGTGTCAACAGCACTGATGGCTACGGCAAGAGAGGTCAGATGAAGCCCTCGGTCGATTCCTATTCCGAGGACGATGAGGGGAAGTGCTGCGTCTACAGGAAATACCCGGCGGATCTCGCCCATAAGATTTACAATGCAAATCAcatggaggatgatgatggagaCCTGGACACGCCCATCAACTACAGTCTAAAGTACTCTGACGAGCAGCTGAATTCTGGGAGGCAAAGCCCAAGCCAGAACGAGAGGTGGGCCCGGCCCAAGCACATGGAAGAGGAAATGAAACGTTCTGACCAGAGGCCGGGGAGGTCCCAAAGTCCCGGCTACCAATTGTacacagagagcagagaagaaggagaagagaaactGAATTATCAGCCAAGGTTTGTCCAGACAGAAATTCAAGCGGGGTTCCGATCTAGAAACGCCAATTGCCCCGATCAAAGCTCTCCTGGTTCCAGCCAAGGAATGAACAAAAAGATCAATCAGACCATGTGCACTGTGGATGATTATGGAGATGACAAACCAACCAATTACAGTGAGAGATACTCCGAGGAGGAAGAGCCCGACGACCAGCCAACCAATTACAGCATCAAGTACAGCGAGGAGCATCACGTGGAGCAACCAATCGATTACTCCCAAAAATCCCATCTTCCCATCTTCAGCCATTCAAAGCCCTCCTCCACTCAGAGCTCAGTGAAAGATCACCACAGTCAAGAGGGTTCCGCGTCCTCCGTGACATCCATTAAGaacgcaggcaggcagaaacTTCATTCCTCCTCAGCCCAAGCGAGGCAGACTCGGGTGACCCAGAAGAACCCTGTCAATCAAGAGACGCTGCAGACGTACTGTGTCGAGGACACGCCCATCTGTTTCTCCAGGGGAAGCTCTCTGTCGTCGCTGTCCTCGGACGAAGACGAAATGGAGAGTTGCAAGAGGAACATCAACGCCGCTAGCAACTACCCGACTCTTCCCATTGCAGAAAAAGAGCCTTCCGGTCCTCAAGATCAACGTGCAAACGAGAGCCAGTCATCGGCGCAGTATGTCAGGATGAAGCCTCCAAGGAGCCATGGCCACGGGGAAGGATCCAGACACCACAAAGCTGTCGAGTTCTCATCCGGAGCCAAGTCGCCGTCGAAGAGCGGCGCCCAGACGCCGAAAAGTCCCCCGGAACACTACGTCCAGGAGACGCCGCTCATGTTCAGCAGGTGCACGTCCGTGAGCTCCTTGGACAGTTTCGAAAGCCACTCCATTGCCAGCTCTGTGCAGAGTGAGCTGTGCAGCGGGATGGTCAGCGGGATCATCAGCCCGAGCGATCTGCCCGACAGCCCGGGTCAGACGATGCCGCCCAGCAGAAGCAAAACTCCTCCCCCGCCGCCTCACCCAGCCCCCATGAAGCACAAGAAAGTAGCCCCTCTCACTGAGAAGAGGGAGATGGCTCCTAGGCACGTGGCCGTCAACGCCGCCGTTCAAAAAGTCCAGGTGATCCAAGATAACGACACCCTATTGCACTTTGCGACGGAAAGCACCCCGGATGGGTTCTCCTGCGCATCCAGCCTCAGTGCGTTAAGCCTCGACGAACCTTACATTCAGAAGGATGTGGAGCTCAAGATAATGCCACCGGTTCACGAGGACGAGCAGGGAAATGAGGCTGAGCTCGAGGCAGACGATGCACAGGGACCTAGTGGCCAAGAGAATCACCCGTCACACGAGGCAGAAAAAGACATTCTGGATGACTCTGATGACGATGACATCGAGATACTGGAGGCTTGCATCAACTCTGCCATGCCCACAAAGTCATCGAGGAAACCAAAAAAACAGTCGCCGCCATCCACATCCAGAATACCCCCACCGGTTGCGCGCAAACCAAGCCAACTTCCTGTATATAAACTTCTTCCCCCACAGAACAGGGGACAACAGCAGAAGCACGGCAACTTCCCCCATGGAGACGAAATGCCCAGAATATACTGCGTGGAGGGCACCCCTATCAATTTTTCTACAGCTACATCCCTCAGTGACCTTACCATTGATTCTCCCCCCAATGAGCTTGCCGGTTCTGAAAGTTGCGCTCCCCGTGGAGAAATGCCCTCCAGTCAAAGAAGAGACACTCTTCCTGAAGGCAAAAGCACAGAGGAGAAGGATGCCGGTGCTGCAAGTTCCACGCAAGCTGCCACAGTAGAAAATGAAGGAGACGACATCTTAGCGGAGTGCATTAGCTCAGCCATGCCAAAAGGAAAACCCCATAAGCCTTTCAGAGTACAGAAAACAAACGACCAACCTCTGCACCCGACCTCCTCTCCTGTTAGTCTCGTCCAGCAAGAGGCTGAGAAGAGGAAGCCCACCTCTCCGGTAAAGCCAATGCCACAGAGTAGTGAATACAGAGCAAGGATGCTGAAGAGGCCAGATGCTCCAAACAACTTTTCGGCAGGACCGTCGTATACGGATAAACACAAGGAAACCAAAAAGCAAGACCCAAAAATGGCGGCGCGGGACTTTCCAGATAAGACGCCAAATGTAGAGGAGAGAACGACACGCCCCGGTTTCACCTTTGACTCGCCGCACCATTACACGCCGATAGAGGGCACGCCGTATTGCTTCTCGCGCAACGACTCCCTGAGTTCGCTGGACTTTGAAGACGACGATCTCGACCTCTCGAAGGAAAAGGCGGAGCTAAGAAAAGACAAGGACCAGAGGAAACCTCCGAGGCACAGCGGGGAGCCATCCGCGAGGGCAGCAAGTGCGCATGTGCCAACCGCACCGACCAAGCCTCTGCAAAAGCCTGCCACTTTCCCTCAGCCAGCCAAAGAAAACACAGGCCCGGTGCCTGATGAGAAACAGAAGTTCTCCATCGAAGACACCCCGGTGTGTTTCTCTCGCAACTCATCTCTAAGCTCGTTAAGTGATATTGAccaagaaaacaacaacaaagaccAGCCAAAGGAGGATCCAAAAGAGGTGGACGTTCCAAGACCCCAAGCTTCTGGTTACGCACCCAAAGCCTTTCACGTTGAAGACACCCCTGTGTGCTTCTCTAGAAATAGTTCCCTCAGTTCCCTTAGCATTGATTCCGAAGACGATCTCCTGCAGGAATGCATAAGTTCTGCCATGCCAAAAAAGAAGAAACAGCCGGCCAGAAATAAGGGGGCCGACCAAGGTGTCACAGAGGAGAAAAGTATGGATGGCATTCTGGCGGAAGAGCCCGATCTCGTTCTAGATCTCACGGATACTCACAGTCCAGTGTCTGAGCAGGCCTTGTCACCAGACTCAGAGTCATTCGATTGGAAGGCCATTCAAGAAGGTGCAAATTCAATTGTCAGCAGTTTACACCAGGCAGCCGCCAGCTTATCCAGACAGGGCTCATCCGACTCGGACTCAGTCCTCTCCCTCAAGTCAGGAATCTCGATCGGATCCCCTTTCCACCTACCCTCCAATACAGATGACAATAAGCCTGTGGTCAACAAGGGAGGCCCTAGAATTTTAAAACCTGGTGAAAAGGGTACACTGGAAGtaaagaagaaagaggaggagcaaACCAAAGGTTTAAAAGGAGGGAAGAAAGTCTACAAAAGTCTAATCACAGGAAAACCACGGCCCAGTCTGGAGACTCCCTCCTCTCAACAAAGGCAGGCCACTGTTCCCTTGATCTCTCGTGGGAGGACGATGATCCATGTCCCAGGTGTTAGAAGCAGTTCCCCTAGCACGAGTCCTGTGCAGAAGAAGCCCCCTGCTCGGGGCCCTGTGTCAAAGCCACCCACACAAGTACAGACCTCTGGCAACTCACCCAGAAGCATCAAAACACCTGGAAAAGCTGACCCCGCTCCTGCCAGGGAGACACCTGGATCTCAAGGAGGGTCCAGTAAAGCTTCTTCCAGATCCGGATCGAGAGACTCAACTCCATCAAGACCAGCTCAACAGGCCCTGACCAGACCGATGCAGTCACCTGGCCGCACCTCTGTGTCCCCAGGAAGAAATGGTCTGAGCACTTCAAACAAGTTATCCCAATTGCCACGCACCGCCTCTCCCGGTGCGTCCTCGACAAAATCCTCTGGATCGGGCAGGATGTCCTACCCCTCCCCTGGGAGGCAAATGGGTCAGCAAGGGACAAAACAAAGTGGCCTGCCAAGGAGTGCCAGTGGAATCCCAAGAAGTGAATCTGCATCCAAGAGTCTGAATCAGTGTGGAGGCACTAGTGCCGCTAAAAAGGCAGACTTGTCCAGGATGTCATCCACCAAATCAAGTGGGAGTGAGTCGGATAGATCAGAGAAACCGGGGCTGGTTCGCCAGTCAACGTTCATCAAAGAGGCTCCTAGTCCAACACTAAAAAGGAAATTAGAAGAGTCCGCTTCCTTTGAATCTTTGTCCCCCTCTTCGCCAAGCCAGTCTCAGACACCCGTCTCCAGCCCGTCTTTGCCAGATATGTCGTTGACGCTGCCCTTTCAGGGGAGCTGCTGGCGCAAGTCCCCTCAAAGCCAGAGCTCCTCGGAAAATGGGGACGGAAAATCAGTGAGGAAAGATATTTCCAGATCTCAGTCAGAGAGCCCTTCCCGGCTCCCCATCAACCGAACGGGAACGTGGAAGAGGGAGAACAGCAAAcactcctcttcccttcccagGGTGGGCACCTGGAAGAGAACAGGAAGCTCTTCCTCCATTCTTTCGGCGTCCTCCGAATCCAGCGAGAAGGGCAAAAGCGAGGACGAGAGGCAGGCGCTGAGCCCGGCCCAGAAGTCACCACAAGGCAAAGATGGCAGCACGCCTTTAAAAGGAACATGGAGGAAGATGAAAGACAGCGACATGCCCCAGTCAGAAGGCCATGAGTCTTCCGTGGAGTCTTGCAACATGGCAAGGAACCAGATGAGCTTAGCAGTTTCTCAGAGTGAGGATGTATGGGTTAGGATTGAGGACTGTCCAATTAACAatcccaagtctggaaaatccCCCACTGGAAACACTCCCCCTGTCATTGACAGTGTTCCAGCTAGAAAACCCTCTTCTGACCGGGACATAAGTGAAACTCATCTTAAACAGTCGACTGCAAGCGAGATCGCCCCTGCTCGCAGGCTTGGCTCAGAGACTAATTTAAACT contains these protein-coding regions:
- the apc gene encoding adenomatous polyposis coli protein isoform X1, whose amino-acid sequence is MAAASYDQLLKQVEALKMENSNLRQELEDNSNHLTKLETEASNMKEVLKQLQGNAEEDSVEASGQIHLLERLKEMSMDPNSFPGVKLRQKPCTQGPGSARSTDGSPSPAGGSVPRRGVANGGRDSAGYLEELEKERSLLMTELEKEEKKKDWYYAQLQNLTKRIDSLPLTENFSLQTDMTRRQLEFEARQIRAAMEEQLGTCQDMEKRAQVRVARIQQIEKDMLRIRQHLQTQSAEPESKHEPATQGEGAQASVESAMTSAGCAQGSSSRLDSDSASEMSYGGSYSVPRKLTSHLGTKVEMVYSLLSMLGTHDKDDMSRTLLAMSSSQDSCIAMRQSGCLPLLIQLLHGNDKDSVLLGNSRGSKEARARASAALHNIIHSQPDDKRGRREIRVLHLLEQIRVYCETCWEWQESHERGVDQDQNPMPSPVEHQICPAVCVLMKLSFDEEHRHAMNELGGLQAIGELLQVDCDIYGLTSDHYSVTLRRYAGMALTNLTFGDVANKATLCSMKGCMRAMVAQLKSDSEDLQQVIASVLRNLSWRADVNSKKTLREVGCVRALMECALEVQKESTLKSVLSALWNLSAHCTENKADICAVQGALAFLVTTLTYRSQTNTLAIIESGGGILRNVSSLIATNEDHRQVLRGSSCLQTLLQHLKSHSLTIVSNACGTLWNLSARNTKDQEALWDMGAVSMLKNLIHSKHKMIAMGSAAALRNLMANRPAKYKDANIMSPGSSMPSLHVRKQKALIEELDAQHLSETFDNIDNLSPKAHRGKPRHKANAYGDYDGVSRSDVFSPNSMPVRPQYMNTPVLSSPSSRENRGPADIVRAERDRSGDRDRRGVPGGLHPDMENKRMGIQIPNTTGQIVMVMDDVQNIHLGLDDRTPENTQEPHRTTATHGHSNAYAYSKSDHSGRACPMPKLEYRASNDSLNSVNSTDGYGKRGQMKPSVDSYSEDDEGKCCVYRKYPADLAHKIYNANHMEDDDGDLDTPINYSLKYSDEQLNSGRQSPSQNERWARPKHMEEEMKRSDQRPGRSQSPGYQLYTESREEGEEKLNYQPRFVQTEIQAGFRSRNANCPDQSSPGSSQGMNKKINQTMCTVDDYGDDKPTNYSERYSEEEEPDDQPTNYSIKYSEEHHVEQPIDYSQKSHLPIFSHSKPSSTQSSVKDHHSQEGSASSVTSIKNAGRQKLHSSSAQARQTRVTQKNPVNQETLQTYCVEDTPICFSRGSSLSSLSSDEDEMESCKRNINAASNYPTLPIAEKEPSGPQDQRANESQSSAQYVRMKPPRSHGHGEGSRHHKAVEFSSGAKSPSKSGAQTPKSPPEHYVQETPLMFSRCTSVSSLDSFESHSIASSVQSELCSGMVSGIISPSDLPDSPGQTMPPSRSKTPPPPPHPAPMKHKKVAPLTEKREMAPRHVAVNAAVQKVQVIQDNDTLLHFATESTPDGFSCASSLSALSLDEPYIQKDVELKIMPPVHEDEQGNEAELEADDAQGPSGQENHPSHEAEKDILDDSDDDDIEILEACINSAMPTKSSRKPKKQSPPSTSRIPPPVARKPSQLPVYKLLPPQNRGQQQKHGNFPHGDEMPRIYCVEGTPINFSTATSLSDLTIDSPPNELAGSESCAPRGEMPSSQRRDTLPEGKSTEEKDAGAASSTQAATVENEGDDILAECISSAMPKGKPHKPFRVQKTNDQPLHPTSSPVSLVQQEAEKRKPTSPVKPMPQSSEYRARMLKRPDAPNNFSAGPSYTDKHKETKKQDPKMAARDFPDKTPNVEERTTRPGFTFDSPHHYTPIEGTPYCFSRNDSLSSLDFEDDDLDLSKEKAELRKDKDQRKPPRHSGEPSARAASAHVPTAPTKPLQKPATFPQPAKENTGPVPDEKQKFSIEDTPVCFSRNSSLSSLSDIDQENNNKDQPKEDPKEVDVPRPQASGYAPKAFHVEDTPVCFSRNSSLSSLSIDSEDDLLQECISSAMPKKKKQPARNKGADQGVTEEKSMDGILAEEPDLVLDLTDTHSPVSEQALSPDSESFDWKAIQEGANSIVSSLHQAAASLSRQGSSDSDSVLSLKSGISIGSPFHLPSNTDDNKPVVNKGGPRILKPGEKGTLEVKKKEEEQTKGLKGGKKVYKSLITGKPRPSLETPSSQQRQATVPLISRGRTMIHVPGVRSSSPSTSPVQKKPPARGPVSKPPTQVQTSGNSPRSIKTPGKADPAPARETPGSQGGSSKASSRSGSRDSTPSRPAQQALTRPMQSPGRTSVSPGRNGLSTSNKLSQLPRTASPGASSTKSSGSGRMSYPSPGRQMGQQGTKQSGLPRSASGIPRSESASKSLNQCGGTSAAKKADLSRMSSTKSSGSESDRSEKPGLVRQSTFIKEAPSPTLKRKLEESASFESLSPSSPSQSQTPVSSPSLPDMSLTLPFQGSCWRKSPQSQSSSENGDGKSVRKDISRSQSESPSRLPINRTGTWKRENSKHSSSLPRVGTWKRTGSSSSILSASSESSEKGKSEDERQALSPAQKSPQGKDGSTPLKGTWRKMKDSDMPQSEGHESSVESCNMARNQMSLAVSQSEDVWVRIEDCPINNPKSGKSPTGNTPPVIDSVPARKPSSDRDISETHLKQSTASEIAPARRLGSETNLNLFRSSESLDKKGADLKLAQSTPCIVPDAHELPVAERTPFSSTNSSKHSSPSGAVAARVSPFNYTPSPRKSSADSITPRPSQIPTPVTATAKKKDSKGESSGESGSYIVTSV